A window from Leifsonia shinshuensis encodes these proteins:
- a CDS encoding DUF3145 domain-containing protein: MSAHAARGVLYVHSSPSALCPHIEWAAGRALGRAVNFTWEAQPVLKGSQRTEFFWDGPQGTGARLASALRGWEHLRYEVTEDAGHGTDGGRWMHTPDLGIFFAQVDTAGNMVVPEDRIRYAMEIAGANALELHRELRLALGQAWDDELEPFRHAHDDTSVIWLHNVG; this comes from the coding sequence ATGTCGGCACACGCAGCTCGAGGGGTGCTCTACGTGCACTCCTCTCCCAGCGCGCTCTGCCCCCACATCGAGTGGGCGGCTGGTCGTGCCCTGGGTCGCGCTGTCAACTTCACCTGGGAGGCCCAGCCCGTGCTGAAGGGCTCCCAGCGCACGGAGTTCTTCTGGGACGGCCCGCAGGGGACCGGCGCCCGGCTGGCGTCCGCCCTGCGCGGGTGGGAGCACCTGCGCTACGAGGTGACGGAGGACGCCGGGCACGGCACCGACGGCGGCCGCTGGATGCACACCCCCGACCTCGGCATCTTCTTCGCCCAGGTGGACACCGCGGGCAACATGGTCGTCCCGGAGGACCGCATCCGCTACGCCATGGAGATCGCCGGCGCGAACGCCCTCGAGCTGCACCGCGAACTGCGCCTCGCCCTCGGGCAGGCGTGGGACGACGAGCTGGAGCCGTTCCGCCACGCCCACGACGACACCTCGGTGATCTGGCTGCACAACGTGGGCTGA
- a CDS encoding acyl carrier protein produces MALSTEEVLAGLAELINDETGIATDTVELDKSFTDDLDIDSISMMTIVVNAEDKFDVKIPDEEVKNLKTVGDAVEFIVKAQNA; encoded by the coding sequence ATGGCATTGTCCACCGAAGAAGTTCTCGCCGGCCTGGCCGAGCTCATCAACGACGAGACCGGCATCGCGACCGACACGGTTGAGCTGGACAAGTCGTTCACCGACGACCTCGACATCGACTCGATCTCGATGATGACCATCGTGGTCAACGCCGAGGACAAGTTCGACGTCAAGATCCCGGACGAGGAGGTCAAGAACCTCAAGACCGTTGGTGACGCGGTCGAGTTCATCGTCAAGGCGCAGAACGCCTGA
- a CDS encoding beta-ketoacyl-[acyl-carrier-protein] synthase family protein: MTKKIVITGVGASSPLGGTAPESWAALLAGESGARTLEHDWVAQYELPVTFAAEAKVRPEEVLERPVAKRLDPSSQFALISAMEAWEDAGRPDVAPERLGVDYATGIGGVWTLLDAWDTLRERGPRRVLPMTVPMLMPNAASAAVSMHFEARAFARTVASACASSTESLVNAYEHLQAGLADVVIAGGTESAIHPITVASFSSMQALSRRNDDPAHASRPYSVDRDGFVMGEGAASLVLETEEHALARGARIYAELAGGGVTADSYHITANDPEGRGASRAVHIALERAGATPDEVTHINAHATSTPVGDPSEYVALREVFGERVHTIPVSATKASTGHLLGGTGALEAVFTILAMRDRQAPPTINITEMDPAIPLQVKSEPQPLGDGPQLAISNSFGFGGHNAVAAFRTY; this comes from the coding sequence ATGACCAAGAAGATCGTGATCACCGGCGTGGGCGCATCCTCGCCCCTCGGTGGCACCGCGCCCGAGAGCTGGGCCGCACTGCTCGCCGGCGAGTCCGGCGCGCGCACCCTGGAGCACGACTGGGTCGCCCAGTACGAGCTCCCCGTCACCTTCGCCGCCGAGGCCAAGGTGCGCCCGGAGGAGGTGCTGGAGCGCCCGGTCGCCAAGCGCCTCGACCCGTCCAGCCAGTTCGCCCTCATCTCCGCGATGGAGGCCTGGGAGGACGCCGGCCGTCCGGACGTCGCCCCCGAGCGTCTCGGCGTCGACTACGCCACCGGCATCGGCGGCGTGTGGACGCTGCTCGATGCCTGGGACACGCTGCGCGAGCGCGGTCCGCGTCGCGTCCTGCCCATGACCGTCCCGATGCTCATGCCGAACGCCGCCTCCGCCGCGGTGTCCATGCACTTCGAGGCCCGGGCGTTCGCCCGCACCGTCGCCTCCGCGTGCGCGTCGAGCACCGAGTCCCTGGTGAACGCCTACGAGCACCTGCAGGCGGGTCTCGCCGACGTGGTGATCGCCGGCGGCACCGAGTCCGCGATCCACCCGATCACGGTCGCCTCCTTCTCGTCGATGCAGGCCCTCTCGCGCCGCAACGACGACCCGGCCCACGCCTCCCGCCCCTACAGCGTCGACCGCGACGGCTTCGTGATGGGCGAGGGCGCCGCCAGCCTCGTGCTGGAGACCGAGGAGCACGCGCTCGCCCGCGGGGCCCGCATCTACGCGGAGCTCGCCGGCGGCGGCGTCACCGCCGACTCGTACCACATCACCGCGAACGACCCCGAGGGCCGCGGCGCCAGCCGCGCGGTGCACATCGCGCTTGAGCGCGCGGGCGCCACCCCGGACGAGGTGACCCACATCAACGCGCACGCCACGAGCACGCCGGTCGGCGACCCGTCCGAGTACGTCGCCCTGCGCGAGGTGTTCGGCGAGCGGGTGCACACCATCCCGGTGTCGGCCACCAAGGCGTCCACCGGCCACCTGCTCGGCGGCACCGGCGCCCTCGAGGCTGTGTTCACCATCCTCGCGATGCGCGACCGTCAGGCGCCGCCGACGATCAACATCACCGAGATGGACCCGGCCATCCCGCTGCAGGTGAAGAGCGAGCCCCAGCCTCTCGGCGACGGGCCCCAGCTGGCGATCAGCAACTCGTTCGGATTCGGCGGTCACAACGCGGTCGCCGCGTTCCGCACCTACTGA
- a CDS encoding PadR family transcriptional regulator — MSVQNGFLALLTQGPAYGSQLQSEFLCRAAHRRQLNPGQVYSTLDRMTDQGLVASAGATDDGLPLYELTPAGREAADAWLSGGPADGRPDWDEMQDQVLIAASLDGVDALAIVDGYRAAYAERIRYLTHEADSRALLAANRAAELGAKAAIEWLDEVAATLAAHPAALVQARSPERPRRGRRPAAEAPAAAGG; from the coding sequence ATGTCCGTGCAGAACGGTTTCCTGGCCCTGCTGACGCAGGGTCCCGCCTACGGGTCGCAGCTGCAGAGCGAGTTCCTCTGCCGCGCCGCCCACCGCCGCCAGCTCAACCCTGGGCAGGTGTACTCGACCCTCGACCGTATGACGGACCAGGGCCTGGTGGCCTCCGCCGGGGCGACCGACGACGGCCTCCCCCTCTACGAGCTGACGCCGGCGGGGCGCGAGGCGGCGGACGCCTGGCTTTCCGGCGGACCGGCAGACGGACGCCCCGACTGGGATGAGATGCAGGACCAGGTGCTGATCGCCGCATCCCTCGACGGGGTGGATGCGCTCGCCATCGTCGACGGCTACCGCGCCGCCTACGCCGAGCGCATCCGCTACCTGACGCACGAGGCGGACTCGCGTGCCCTCCTCGCCGCGAACCGCGCGGCCGAACTGGGCGCGAAAGCGGCCATCGAGTGGCTGGACGAGGTCGCGGCGACCCTGGCGGCCCATCCGGCCGCGCTGGTGCAGGCTCGCTCGCCCGAGCGGCCACGCCGCGGGCGCCGCCCGGCTGCCGAGGCGCCGGCCGCCGCGGGCGGCTGA